Proteins encoded by one window of bacterium:
- the purM gene encoding phosphoribosylformylglycinamidine cyclo-ligase has translation MSPTSAERAAPIPAAPAAARYRAAGVDIEAGNRAVALLSAAVASTRTPNVLSAPGGFGGLYSLAGLDAEHVLVASTDGVGTKAELAGRHGRWRGIGVDLVNHCIGDIAVHGARPLFFLDYIAMSRLVPEAVAEIVSGMADACREAGCALLGGETAEMPGVYVPGTIDVVGTIVGAARRDRLRPRPETVQAGDVLVGIASSGPHTNGYSLIRRLLDERPGASADDALIDALLAPHRSYLPTVSQITVAGIESKALAHITGGGFFDNLPRVLPDHLGVRLQLGTWPVPELFATLVDWGGLADSEAFRVWNMGIGLVAVVDEADAEVLVGQGHCVIGSVVDVAAPNGARVMLAGSWR, from the coding sequence TTGAGTCCCACCTCGGCGGAGCGCGCCGCGCCGATCCCAGCGGCGCCGGCTGCGGCCCGCTACCGAGCCGCCGGTGTGGACATCGAGGCCGGCAACCGGGCGGTGGCGCTGCTGTCGGCGGCCGTGGCCTCGACTCGCACGCCGAACGTGCTCTCGGCGCCGGGGGGGTTCGGCGGGCTGTACTCGCTGGCGGGACTCGATGCGGAGCATGTGCTGGTGGCCTCCACCGACGGTGTGGGCACGAAGGCCGAGCTGGCCGGCCGCCACGGGCGCTGGCGAGGGATCGGCGTCGATCTGGTCAACCACTGCATCGGCGACATCGCCGTGCACGGCGCCAGACCGCTGTTCTTCCTGGACTACATCGCCATGTCCCGGCTCGTGCCCGAGGCGGTGGCCGAGATCGTGTCCGGCATGGCCGACGCCTGCCGCGAGGCCGGCTGCGCCCTGCTGGGCGGGGAGACGGCGGAGATGCCCGGCGTCTATGTCCCGGGGACGATCGATGTGGTCGGGACCATCGTGGGAGCGGCCCGGCGAGACCGGCTCCGGCCGCGCCCGGAGACGGTGCAGGCCGGAGACGTTCTGGTGGGGATCGCCAGTTCGGGACCGCACACCAACGGCTACTCGCTCATCCGGCGCCTGCTCGACGAACGACCCGGTGCCTCTGCGGACGACGCACTGATCGATGCGCTGCTGGCACCTCACCGCAGCTACCTGCCCACCGTCTCGCAGATCACGGTGGCCGGGATCGAGTCGAAGGCGCTGGCCCACATCACCGGCGGCGGCTTCTTCGACAATCTCCCCCGGGTATTGCCGGACCATCTGGGCGTCCGGCTGCAGCTCGGCACCTGGCCGGTGCCCGAACTGTTCGCCACGCTCGTGGACTGGGGTGGGCTGGCCGATTCCGAGGCGTTCAGAGTCTGGAACATGGGGATCGGCCTCGTGGCGGTCGTGGACGAGGCCGACGCGGAGGTTCTGGTGGGGCAGGGCCACTGCGTGATCGGGTCGGTCGTCGATGTCGCCGCTCCGAACGGGGCCCGGGTCATGCTGGCGGGGTCCTGGCGGTGA
- the purD gene encoding phosphoribosylamine--glycine ligase: MSCVLVVGGGGREHALAWALSRSPHVERLLVAPGNPGTAGRDRTENVAIAAGDIDGLVALSRRESVDLAVIGPEDPLAAGLVDALAAVGVAAFGPGASCARLEASKTHCKQFLIRNRIPTAAADVFADADAALANLGSRPDVPVVKASGLAAGKGVIVPETRDEAAAAVRAMLVERRFGSAGERILLEERLRGREVSVLAFCDGERFALLPPAQDHKRLLAGDEGPNTGGMGAYSPSPAVDDRLLEQIGEEIIGPTLAARRDAGTPYRGLLYAGLMITADGPKVIEFNCRFGDPETQAVIPLLRSDLFEIMAACATGSLGDVTIDWSEAASVAIVMASAGYPGASGDPVPIFGLDAAEQEGCAVFQAGTAVIGGAVHATGGRVLSVTSIGPDVGTAADLAYRGVAAIHFEGAQHRADIGPARTGAHP; the protein is encoded by the coding sequence GTGAGCTGCGTCCTGGTCGTGGGCGGCGGCGGCCGCGAGCACGCGCTGGCCTGGGCGCTGAGCCGCTCGCCGCACGTGGAGCGGCTGCTGGTGGCTCCCGGAAACCCCGGGACCGCCGGCCGCGACCGGACCGAGAACGTGGCCATCGCGGCTGGCGACATCGACGGGCTGGTGGCGCTGAGCCGCCGCGAGTCGGTCGACCTTGCGGTGATCGGTCCGGAGGATCCACTGGCCGCGGGGCTCGTGGACGCGCTCGCAGCGGTCGGGGTCGCCGCATTCGGACCCGGCGCCTCGTGCGCCCGGCTGGAGGCCTCGAAGACGCACTGCAAGCAGTTCCTGATTCGCAACCGGATACCGACTGCCGCCGCCGACGTGTTCGCTGATGCCGACGCGGCTCTGGCGAATCTCGGCTCGCGGCCTGACGTGCCGGTGGTCAAGGCCTCGGGACTGGCGGCGGGCAAGGGTGTCATCGTCCCCGAGACCAGAGACGAGGCGGCCGCCGCCGTCAGGGCCATGCTGGTGGAGCGGCGCTTCGGATCCGCAGGTGAGCGGATCCTGCTCGAAGAGCGCCTCCGGGGCCGCGAGGTGTCGGTGCTCGCGTTCTGCGACGGGGAGCGGTTCGCCCTGCTGCCTCCCGCCCAGGACCACAAGCGGCTCCTGGCGGGCGACGAGGGGCCGAACACCGGCGGGATGGGGGCCTACTCACCGTCCCCCGCCGTCGACGATCGGCTGCTCGAGCAGATAGGCGAGGAGATCATCGGCCCGACCCTGGCCGCGCGGCGGGACGCCGGAACGCCGTACCGCGGATTGCTCTACGCCGGGCTGATGATCACCGCCGACGGGCCCAAGGTGATCGAGTTCAACTGCCGTTTCGGAGATCCCGAGACGCAGGCGGTGATACCGCTGCTGCGTAGCGATCTGTTCGAGATCATGGCTGCCTGCGCAACGGGGTCGCTGGGCGACGTCACCATCGACTGGTCGGAGGCGGCGTCAGTGGCGATCGTGATGGCCTCGGCCGGCTATCCGGGAGCGAGCGGCGATCCTGTCCCGATCTTCGGCCTCGACGCCGCCGAGCAGGAGGGTTGCGCGGTCTTTCAGGCCGGCACAGCGGTCATCGGCGGAGCGGTGCACGCCACGGGCGGGCGGGTCCTGAGCGTGACGTCGATCGGGCCCGACGTGGGCACCGCCGCCGACCTGGCCTACCGCGGGGTTGCCGCCATCCACTTCGAGGGCGCCCAGCATCGGGCCGACATCGGTCCGGCGCGAACCGGAGCCCACCCTTGA
- the purN gene encoding phosphoribosylglycinamide formyltransferase — protein sequence MSGRLVVMASGAGTNLGAILDAIAEGRLDAEVAAVIVNRRGAGARLPAERAGVPVHYRPLAPYRGQARHRTGGEPLAARAPRERAWDATADRRRYDADLAELVASIEPDLVVLAGWMHLLSSSFLDRFPDRVINLHPALPGEFAGTDAIGDAWRAFEAGRISRTGVMVHYVPDEGVDDGPPIASAEVLIHPGDTLETLRRRVRETEHELLVAAIAETLAAPVVRRLAPLP from the coding sequence GTGAGCGGCCGGCTGGTGGTGATGGCCTCCGGAGCGGGGACGAACCTGGGCGCCATCCTCGACGCCATCGCCGAGGGGCGCCTCGACGCCGAAGTGGCCGCCGTGATTGTCAACCGCCGGGGTGCCGGGGCACGCCTGCCGGCCGAACGGGCGGGAGTTCCGGTCCACTACCGACCGCTGGCGCCCTATCGCGGGCAGGCTCGGCACAGGACCGGCGGCGAACCCCTGGCTGCGAGGGCGCCGCGAGAGCGGGCTTGGGACGCCACAGCGGACCGGCGCCGCTACGACGCCGACCTGGCGGAGTTGGTGGCGAGCATCGAACCGGATCTCGTGGTGCTGGCGGGCTGGATGCACCTGCTGTCGTCCAGCTTCCTCGACCGCTTCCCCGACCGGGTCATCAACCTGCACCCGGCCCTGCCCGGGGAGTTCGCCGGCACAGACGCCATTGGCGACGCCTGGAGGGCCTTCGAGGCCGGACGGATCAGCCGGACGGGCGTCATGGTCCACTACGTGCCTGACGAGGGGGTGGACGACGGCCCGCCCATCGCATCGGCAGAGGTGCTCATCCACCCCGGCGACACGCTCGAGACCCTGCGCCGGCGGGTCCGGGAGACCGAGCACGAACTGCTGGTCGCCGCAATCGCCGAGACCCTGGCCGCGCCGGTCGTGCGGCGACTTGCGCCGCTCCCCTGA
- the purK gene encoding 5-(carboxyamino)imidazole ribonucleotide synthase, with product MNVLVPPAVIGIVGGGQLGRMLAQVAQRHGYRVAVLTGGDERTPAGAVADIEIAASFDDTAAAHRLVDCADVITWELEDVDLGLAGVAAEAGVPVRPRHQVLAAAADRAAEKRALQAAGVAVAPYREAAGPAELVTAITHLDGPLIVKTARSGYDGKGQARLAADRSEVERTAVAAEVFRRLGSVRLIVEQEVPFDREVSVVVARSASGAVADHGVMENVHVGGILDTTTVPARLPEEVTAAARRIAARLARHLDVVGVLCVEMFVVGSDLLVNEVAPRPHNSGHCTIEAAAVSQFEQQLRAVCGLPLGDGGCRPAAMAQLLGDLWAGGEPAWCEALSDPGIRLHLYGKRDPRPGRKMGHFTCVDATPELALKRVLAARERLAS from the coding sequence GTGAACGTGCTGGTGCCGCCGGCGGTGATCGGCATCGTGGGCGGCGGGCAACTGGGCCGCATGCTGGCGCAGGTGGCACAGCGCCACGGATACCGGGTCGCCGTGCTCACCGGCGGGGACGAGCGGACCCCCGCCGGTGCGGTCGCCGACATCGAGATCGCCGCCTCCTTCGACGACACCGCAGCCGCGCACCGTCTCGTGGACTGCGCCGACGTCATCACCTGGGAGCTGGAGGACGTGGACCTCGGCCTGGCCGGTGTCGCAGCCGAGGCCGGGGTGCCGGTCCGGCCCCGGCACCAGGTGCTGGCCGCCGCGGCCGACCGCGCTGCTGAGAAGAGAGCCCTGCAGGCCGCCGGCGTCGCGGTGGCGCCGTACCGGGAAGCGGCCGGGCCGGCGGAATTGGTCACCGCAATCACCCACCTCGACGGGCCGCTGATCGTCAAGACCGCCCGCAGCGGCTACGACGGCAAGGGCCAGGCCCGCCTGGCCGCCGACCGGTCGGAGGTGGAGCGGACCGCGGTCGCCGCCGAGGTGTTCCGGCGCCTCGGTTCGGTCCGGCTGATCGTTGAGCAGGAGGTGCCGTTCGATCGCGAGGTGTCGGTCGTGGTGGCCCGGTCCGCGAGCGGCGCGGTCGCCGATCACGGGGTGATGGAGAACGTGCACGTCGGCGGGATCCTGGACACCACCACGGTGCCGGCGCGGCTGCCCGAGGAGGTGACCGCCGCGGCGCGTCGCATCGCCGCCCGGCTGGCACGCCACCTCGACGTGGTCGGCGTGCTGTGCGTGGAGATGTTCGTGGTCGGCTCCGATCTCCTCGTCAACGAGGTGGCGCCGCGCCCGCACAACAGCGGCCACTGCACGATCGAGGCGGCAGCCGTCAGCCAGTTCGAGCAGCAACTCCGGGCCGTCTGCGGATTGCCGCTGGGGGACGGCGGCTGCCGGCCGGCGGCCATGGCGCAGTTGCTGGGCGACCTCTGGGCCGGCGGCGAACCGGCGTGGTGCGAGGCCCTGTCGGACCCCGGGATCCGGCTGCATCTCTACGGCAAGCGGGACCCCCGGCCGGGCCGCAAGATGGGGCACTTCACGTGCGTCGACGCCACACCGGAACTGGCCCTGAAGCGGGTTCTGGCAGCCCGGGAACGGCTGGCCTCGTGA
- a CDS encoding amidohydrolase family protein, protein MGNTLFTNINILDGNAEGPVAGEVSVADGRISDVATNGGALPRDDRRVIDGRGMTLMSGLCDAHTHFTWNSGGSLDALAGMPVEDHTIVAVESARILIDSGYTMCVGAASAKERIDIAARDAIDAGMIPGPRYLACGQELATPAGVLVYGITREVSGAEEMSRAVREMCGQGVDNIKLILSGESITERVWAKDTYMTDEEVRAAVVEAHRVGKKVAAHARSTDSIKQCLRQGVDIIYHASYIDDEAADMMEERRDDVFVAPGLHWLYATLYEAADFGYPQEAAEAVGYKDELENSIVGLKEIHRRGVRVLPGGDYGFAWTPHGTNARDLQHFVELLDFTPMETIRAATVLGGEIFGRSDELGRVAPGYLADLLLVNGDPSSDITVLQNHDNLVGIMKDGKWHKDPAMAGM, encoded by the coding sequence ATGGGAAACACCCTGTTCACGAACATCAACATCCTGGACGGCAACGCCGAGGGGCCGGTCGCCGGCGAGGTGAGCGTCGCCGACGGCCGGATCAGCGACGTCGCCACGAACGGCGGGGCACTGCCCCGCGATGACCGGCGGGTGATCGACGGCCGCGGCATGACGCTCATGTCGGGCCTGTGTGACGCCCACACCCACTTCACCTGGAACAGCGGGGGCAGCCTCGACGCCCTGGCGGGCATGCCCGTTGAGGACCACACGATCGTGGCCGTGGAGTCGGCGCGCATCCTGATCGACTCCGGCTACACGATGTGCGTCGGCGCCGCCTCGGCCAAGGAGCGCATCGACATCGCCGCCCGCGACGCCATCGACGCCGGCATGATCCCCGGGCCCCGCTACCTGGCCTGCGGTCAGGAACTCGCCACGCCCGCCGGCGTGCTGGTCTACGGCATCACGCGGGAGGTCTCCGGCGCCGAGGAGATGAGCCGCGCCGTGCGGGAGATGTGCGGCCAGGGGGTCGACAACATCAAGCTGATCCTCTCGGGCGAGTCCATCACCGAGCGCGTCTGGGCCAAGGACACCTACATGACCGACGAGGAGGTGCGCGCCGCGGTGGTCGAGGCCCACCGGGTCGGCAAGAAGGTCGCAGCCCATGCCCGCAGCACCGACTCCATCAAGCAGTGCCTGCGCCAGGGGGTCGACATCATCTACCACGCCAGCTACATCGACGACGAGGCGGCGGACATGATGGAGGAGCGCCGTGACGACGTGTTCGTGGCGCCGGGGCTGCACTGGCTGTATGCGACCCTCTACGAGGCGGCCGACTTCGGCTACCCCCAGGAGGCGGCAGAGGCCGTCGGCTACAAGGACGAGCTCGAGAACTCCATCGTCGGACTGAAGGAGATCCACCGCCGGGGCGTGCGCGTGCTGCCCGGCGGCGACTACGGCTTCGCCTGGACGCCCCACGGCACCAACGCCCGCGATCTGCAGCACTTCGTGGAGTTGCTGGACTTCACGCCTATGGAGACGATCCGGGCCGCCACGGTCCTCGGAGGGGAGATCTTCGGGCGCTCCGACGAGTTGGGCCGCGTGGCGCCGGGCTACCTGGCGGATCTCCTGCTGGTGAACGGCGATCCGTCCAGCGACATCACCGTTCTCCAGAACCACGACAACCTGGTCGGGATCATGAAGGACGGGAAGTGGCACAAGGATCCCGCCATGGCGGGGATGTAG
- a CDS encoding TetR/AcrR family transcriptional regulator, translated as MPDGDDPRGRRDVGETTRRLLEAAAAEFVEHGYEKAVVSDIARRAGVTTGAVYARWPHKSDVMVAALDRIFEEILPEQRIKDFGSDALPVGDIFVMWGALLLSSDATQDVLVQVFGSARNNPAVQERLQRFLGDQADQLAHLVDRGKEEGIFDPELGTASVTLMIQAIGIGTHLLLSAGRDDLHLPSEREWAELIARLLGGLKPQGQ; from the coding sequence ATGCCTGATGGGGACGACCCACGCGGCCGGCGAGATGTTGGCGAGACAACTCGACGGCTGCTGGAGGCCGCCGCGGCGGAGTTCGTCGAGCACGGCTATGAGAAGGCGGTGGTCAGCGACATCGCGCGCCGGGCCGGAGTGACCACCGGCGCCGTCTACGCGCGGTGGCCCCACAAGAGCGACGTCATGGTGGCCGCCCTCGATCGGATCTTCGAGGAGATCCTGCCGGAGCAGAGGATCAAGGACTTCGGTTCGGACGCGTTGCCGGTTGGCGACATCTTCGTCATGTGGGGAGCACTCCTCCTGAGTTCCGATGCGACTCAGGACGTGCTGGTCCAAGTATTCGGAAGCGCGCGCAACAATCCCGCGGTGCAGGAGCGCCTGCAACGATTCCTCGGCGACCAGGCTGATCAGTTGGCTCACCTCGTCGATAGGGGCAAGGAGGAGGGAATCTTCGATCCCGAACTCGGCACGGCCTCGGTGACCCTGATGATCCAAGCGATCGGGATCGGGACGCACCTGCTGCTGTCCGCTGGGCGAGACGATCTCCACCTACCATCCGAGCGCGAGTGGGCCGAGTTGATTGCGAGGTTGCTCGGCGGCCTGAAGCCGCAGGGTCAATAG
- a CDS encoding phosphoribosylaminoimidazolesuccinocarboxamide synthase, protein MTVAAPNTHAFGGLPDEMAAGLGPMRRGKVRDVIDLGDHLALVATDRLSAFDQVLGLVPQRGQILNQLSAWWFERLADIVPPHIVATVDPNVSIVEKCAPLPVEVVVRSRLTGTTSTSLWTRYESGRRRIDGIDFVDGMVKNDPLPCPVITPTTKAHSGHDQPLSEAEVISGGWVGAERWDQVRTVALELFERGQHTAEAAGLVLVDTKYEFGIGPGDRLTLIDEVHTPDSSRFWRFATVEARRQAGLEPENLDKEIVRRAYAAAGYRGEGRPEPLGDTLAAETAAAYRQVFEALTGAPLQPAPYPAESRIAAAVATSPHARRAGNGAR, encoded by the coding sequence ATGACCGTCGCCGCCCCGAACACGCACGCCTTCGGGGGCCTTCCCGACGAGATGGCCGCCGGGTTGGGGCCGATGCGGCGGGGCAAGGTGCGCGATGTGATCGACCTGGGCGACCACCTGGCACTCGTGGCAACCGACCGGCTGTCGGCCTTCGACCAGGTGCTGGGGCTGGTGCCACAGCGCGGCCAGATCCTCAACCAACTCTCCGCGTGGTGGTTCGAGCGGCTCGCCGACATCGTTCCGCCGCACATCGTGGCCACCGTCGACCCCAACGTCTCGATCGTGGAGAAGTGCGCGCCCCTGCCCGTTGAAGTGGTGGTGCGGAGCCGGCTCACCGGCACGACCTCCACGTCGCTCTGGACCCGGTACGAGTCCGGCCGAAGGCGCATCGACGGGATCGACTTCGTCGACGGGATGGTCAAGAACGATCCGCTGCCGTGCCCGGTCATCACCCCGACCACCAAGGCCCACAGCGGCCATGACCAGCCGCTGAGCGAGGCCGAGGTCATCTCGGGTGGCTGGGTCGGCGCCGAGCGCTGGGACCAGGTTCGCACCGTCGCGCTGGAGTTGTTCGAGAGGGGTCAGCACACGGCGGAGGCTGCCGGCCTGGTCCTCGTCGACACGAAGTACGAGTTCGGGATCGGTCCCGGCGATCGGCTGACGCTGATCGACGAGGTGCACACGCCGGACTCGTCGCGCTTCTGGCGGTTCGCCACCGTCGAGGCGCGCCGGCAGGCCGGGCTCGAACCGGAGAACCTGGACAAGGAGATCGTGCGCCGCGCCTACGCCGCCGCGGGGTATCGCGGTGAGGGTCGGCCCGAGCCACTCGGCGACACGCTGGCAGCCGAGACGGCGGCCGCCTACCGGCAGGTGTTCGAGGCGCTGACCGGGGCACCGCTCCAACCGGCCCCCTACCCGGCCGAGTCCCGAATCGCGGCCGCCGTGGCGACGTCTCCCCATGCGCGCCGGGCCGGCAACGGTGCGCGATGA
- the purF gene encoding amidophosphoribosyltransferase: MIGPAGDRIREECGVVGVYAPGRHAARIAFFGLHTLQHRGQEASGIASCDRGAVHLHRGPGLVGSVFNEDNLSTLRGEAAIGHNRYSTTGASALRNIQPQVIETIDGPLAVAHNGNLVNAPQLRRDLLESGVGLQTSSDTELIVQLLVVAAGGWLSRIRALMAHLEGAYSLTILTRDAVYGVRDPRGFRPLVMGRLDDGWVLASESCALSVVGATFAGEVAPGQIVRIDAGGMTLEQGAHPRQPAFCTFEQIYFSRPDTHHGGSLVHAVRQRLGARLAIEAPADVDLVAPVPDSGTPQAVGYAQQSGLPYTDGLIKNRYVGRTFIEPTQEQREAGVAMKFNPLGDNVAGKRVALVDDSIVRGTTSGPLVRMLRDAGALEVHVRVACPPITDPCHMGVDMAAKQELIASERSIPEICDHIGADSLAFLSLEGMMEALGAVDGYCNACFTGVYPFEPEMFVQLELGAKDQFASVWGD, translated from the coding sequence GTGATCGGCCCCGCCGGCGACCGGATCCGGGAGGAATGCGGCGTGGTCGGGGTGTACGCGCCCGGCCGCCACGCCGCCCGGATCGCCTTCTTCGGCCTGCACACGTTGCAGCACCGCGGCCAGGAGGCAAGCGGGATCGCCAGCTGCGACCGGGGAGCGGTCCATCTGCACCGTGGCCCGGGCCTGGTCGGGTCGGTCTTCAACGAGGACAACCTCTCGACACTCAGGGGCGAGGCCGCCATCGGCCACAACCGCTACAGCACGACCGGGGCTTCGGCGCTGCGCAACATCCAGCCGCAGGTGATCGAGACCATCGACGGACCGCTGGCGGTGGCCCACAACGGCAACCTGGTCAACGCGCCGCAGCTCCGGCGTGACCTACTGGAGAGCGGTGTGGGGTTGCAGACCTCCTCCGACACCGAGTTGATCGTGCAGCTGCTGGTGGTCGCCGCCGGTGGCTGGCTCAGCCGGATCCGGGCGCTCATGGCGCATCTCGAAGGCGCCTACTCCCTGACCATCCTGACCCGTGACGCCGTCTACGGGGTGCGAGACCCGCGCGGGTTCCGCCCGCTGGTGATGGGCCGGCTCGACGACGGCTGGGTGCTGGCCTCGGAGAGTTGCGCACTGTCGGTCGTCGGGGCCACCTTTGCCGGCGAGGTGGCGCCGGGGCAGATCGTGCGGATCGACGCCGGCGGCATGACGCTCGAGCAGGGAGCGCATCCCCGGCAGCCGGCATTCTGCACCTTCGAGCAGATCTACTTCTCGCGGCCCGACACGCATCACGGCGGCTCGCTGGTCCACGCGGTGCGGCAGCGCCTCGGCGCCAGACTCGCCATCGAGGCTCCCGCCGACGTAGATCTGGTGGCACCGGTGCCCGACTCGGGGACACCGCAGGCGGTGGGATACGCCCAGCAGTCGGGGCTGCCCTACACCGACGGGCTCATCAAGAACCGCTACGTGGGCCGGACGTTCATCGAACCCACCCAGGAGCAGCGCGAGGCGGGCGTGGCCATGAAGTTCAACCCGCTGGGCGACAACGTGGCGGGCAAGCGGGTGGCGCTGGTCGACGATTCGATCGTGCGGGGGACCACGTCGGGTCCGCTCGTGCGGATGCTGCGGGACGCAGGGGCGCTCGAGGTCCACGTGCGAGTCGCCTGCCCGCCGATCACCGACCCCTGCCACATGGGAGTCGACATGGCCGCCAAGCAGGAGCTGATCGCCTCCGAGCGGTCGATTCCCGAGATTTGTGACCACATCGGCGCCGACTCGCTGGCGTTCCTGTCGCTCGAGGGCATGATGGAAGCGCTGGGAGCCGTCGACGGCTACTGCAACGCATGCTTCACCGGCGTCTACCCGTTCGAGCCTGAGATGTTCGTGCAGTTGGAACTCGGGGCCAAGGACCAGTTCGCCTCGGTCTGGGGCGACTGA
- the purE gene encoding 5-(carboxyamino)imidazole ribonucleotide mutase, translating to MGSDSDWATMRRCAEVLGDFGVAHECRVVSAHRTPDLLVEYAGGAEGRGLQVIVAGAGGAAHLPGMLAAQTIVPVIGVPVAGRALNGMDSLLSIVQMPAGVPVATMAIGEAGAANAGLLAVAMLARQDQDLADRLTAYRATRAAQVRAAQLER from the coding sequence ATGGGCAGCGACTCGGACTGGGCCACGATGCGCCGCTGCGCGGAGGTGCTCGGAGACTTCGGCGTCGCCCACGAGTGCCGCGTCGTGTCCGCTCATCGCACTCCTGACCTGCTTGTGGAATATGCCGGGGGAGCCGAGGGCCGGGGGTTGCAGGTGATCGTCGCCGGTGCCGGAGGCGCCGCCCACCTGCCGGGGATGCTGGCGGCGCAGACGATCGTGCCCGTCATCGGCGTGCCGGTTGCCGGCCGGGCGCTCAACGGCATGGACTCGCTGCTCTCGATCGTGCAGATGCCCGCCGGCGTGCCGGTGGCCACCATGGCCATCGGCGAAGCCGGCGCGGCCAACGCCGGACTCCTGGCGGTGGCCATGCTGGCCCGCCAGGATCAGGATCTGGCCGATCGGCTGACCGCCTACCGGGCCACCCGGGCCGCCCAGGTCCGCGCCGCCCAACTCGAACGGTAG
- a CDS encoding fumarylacetoacetate hydrolase family protein encodes MDGQPVRDLHPIIRGEVAAADVEFGEPIALADARLLAPMGSFPRNIFCIGKNYRAHALEFTTSGFDASAGAATPTDVIPTAPIVFSKPFTSVIGPGDVIESHPTLTEKLDYEAELAVVIGRGGRDIALPDALDHVFGYTIVNDVTARDRQQTHRQWLLGKGLDTFCPMGPAVVTAEEIDLANAVVECRVNGELRQKASVADLIFDVPTLIRDLSAGMTLVPGDVIATGTPAGVGIGFDPPRFLKPGDEVAATIEPIGTLTNRIG; translated from the coding sequence GTGGACGGTCAGCCCGTTCGTGACCTGCACCCGATCATCAGGGGCGAGGTCGCTGCCGCCGACGTGGAGTTCGGCGAACCGATCGCACTCGCAGACGCCCGGTTGCTGGCGCCCATGGGCTCGTTCCCGCGCAACATCTTCTGCATCGGCAAGAACTACCGGGCGCATGCACTGGAGTTCACGACCAGCGGGTTCGACGCCTCCGCCGGCGCCGCGACACCGACCGACGTCATTCCCACCGCGCCGATCGTCTTCTCGAAGCCCTTCACCTCCGTGATCGGCCCCGGCGACGTCATCGAATCGCATCCGACCCTCACCGAGAAGCTGGACTACGAGGCCGAGTTGGCGGTCGTCATCGGCCGCGGCGGGCGGGACATCGCCCTGCCCGATGCCCTCGACCACGTCTTCGGCTACACCATCGTCAACGACGTCACCGCCAGGGACCGCCAGCAGACCCACCGCCAGTGGCTGTTGGGCAAGGGCCTGGACACCTTCTGCCCCATGGGGCCGGCCGTGGTGACCGCCGAGGAGATCGACCTCGCCAATGCCGTCGTGGAGTGCCGCGTCAACGGCGAACTCCGCCAGAAGGCGTCGGTCGCCGACCTCATCTTCGACGTCCCGACGCTGATCCGCGACCTCTCCGCCGGCATGACCCTCGTGCCCGGTGACGTCATCGCCACGGGAACGCCCGCAGGCGTGGGCATCGGCTTCGACCCGCCGCGCTTCCTGAAGCCCGGCGACGAGGTGGCGGCAACCATCGAACCCATTGGAACCCTCACGAACAGGATCGGATGA
- a CDS encoding alpha/beta hydrolase — protein MATGFRALGNKHVWVEESGEGPAVVGIHGLGGTCNIYGPQIAALAGAHRWVTFDLNGHGMSPMVGPISIENWAGDVVALMDDLELAEVALVSHSMGTLVAQQVMAIAGERIRASALLGPVRNLPDAARSAQADRAALVRAQGMAAVAGGISQGAVSAKTRAERPVVPAMIKELLQRQSAEGYAAACEALGGSSPPDISRVTCPVLGVTGTEDMVCPPDGLRAITGEFADATAVVIDDIGHWTTLEAPAEVNDLLGDFLKTA, from the coding sequence ATGGCCACAGGCTTTCGCGCCCTCGGAAACAAGCACGTCTGGGTCGAGGAGAGTGGTGAAGGACCCGCGGTGGTGGGCATTCACGGCCTCGGCGGCACGTGCAACATCTACGGGCCGCAGATCGCCGCCCTAGCCGGTGCCCATCGCTGGGTGACCTTCGACCTCAACGGCCATGGCATGAGCCCCATGGTCGGCCCCATCTCGATCGAGAACTGGGCCGGGGACGTTGTCGCCCTCATGGATGATCTGGAGTTGGCCGAAGTCGCCCTGGTCTCGCACTCCATGGGCACGCTGGTGGCCCAGCAGGTGATGGCCATCGCCGGCGAGCGCATCCGGGCGTCCGCGCTCCTGGGCCCGGTGCGCAACCTGCCGGACGCGGCTCGCAGCGCCCAGGCCGATCGTGCCGCGCTGGTGCGGGCCCAGGGCATGGCGGCGGTGGCCGGCGGCATCTCCCAGGGCGCGGTCTCGGCGAAGACCCGCGCCGAGCGGCCCGTGGTCCCGGCCATGATCAAGGAATTGCTGCAGCGCCAGTCCGCTGAGGGCTACGCGGCCGCCTGCGAGGCTCTGGGCGGCTCGAGCCCGCCGGACATCTCGCGGGTTACCTGCCCGGTGCTCGGTGTCACCGGCACTGAGGACATGGTCTGCCCGCCGGACGGGCTGCGTGCCATCACAGGGGAGTTCGCCGACGCCACCGCCGTTGTCATCGACGACATCGGGCACTGGACCACGCTGGAGGCCCCCGCCGAGGTGAACGACCTCCTTGGAGACTTTCTGAAGACGGCCTGA